The Sandaracinus amylolyticus genomic interval TGCGGGACGGCAGCGATGCTCGTCGGCGCGTTCGATTCGGTCGCGTCGGCCGACGCCGCGAGGCGCGCGACCGTGCTCGCGCGTGGCATCGCGGACGCGATGAACGTGACCGCGATCGCGGTGCTCGTCGCCGTCGTCCTCGCGATCGCGTCCGCGGTGCTCTTCGCGATCGGCACCGCGAAGGTGCGCGCTGCGCGCGGTCCGCGCGAGGGCTGATTCTCGCGGAGCGCGCGTGTACGATGCGCGCGATGCTTCGCTGTCCGAAGTGCTCTCTCGCCCTCGTCGCCACCCATCACGACGCATTCGGATGCGCCCGCTGTGGCGGGCTCTGGGTGCGCGAGGGCGCGCTCTCGTCGCTGCCGGAGTCGCTGGGCGGCACCGTCGATCCGGCGACTCGCGCGCCGAACGACGGGCGCACCGGGCTGTGCCCCGACGGCCACGGGATCCTGCTG includes:
- a CDS encoding MotA/TolQ/ExbB proton channel family protein; its protein translation is MIEELVSTVIFGAETLALVALVVWGRWVGKQLGGGWRVASYLPIVAIMLQFAGICGTAAMLVGAFDSVASADAARRATVLARGIADAMNVTAIAVLVAVVLAIASAVLFAIGTAKVRAARGPREG